The following coding sequences lie in one Oharaeibacter diazotrophicus genomic window:
- a CDS encoding SDR family NAD(P)-dependent oxidoreductase: MTDWSRKVALVTGTTGIGRAGALRLARDGATVVALGIDEAGNAALAADADAAGLALTVRRTDVSVPAEVEAAVAEIAARHGRLDVIVNSAAIHPYGDAVATAPETFLRCLAVNVGSIHLAAHYGVPLMRRSGEGGAIVNISSVQGHACQAGVAAYVASKGAIHALTRAMALDFAPDRIRVVSVSPGSVRTPILALAARTFDGDDADVEAVFARFGAAHPIGRIGEPEEVAALVAFLASDEAGFVTGSDHRIDGGLTAGLGVR; the protein is encoded by the coding sequence GTGACAGACTGGAGCCGCAAGGTCGCGCTCGTGACCGGAACCACCGGCATCGGCCGCGCCGGCGCGCTGCGCCTCGCCCGCGACGGCGCCACCGTCGTCGCCCTCGGCATCGACGAGGCCGGCAACGCCGCGCTCGCCGCCGACGCCGACGCCGCCGGCCTCGCGCTCACCGTCCGGCGCACCGACGTCTCGGTGCCCGCCGAGGTCGAGGCGGCGGTCGCCGAGATCGCCGCGCGCCACGGCCGGCTCGACGTGATCGTGAACTCGGCGGCGATCCACCCCTACGGCGACGCCGTCGCCACCGCGCCCGAGACCTTCCTGCGCTGCCTCGCCGTCAACGTCGGCTCGATCCACCTCGCCGCCCACTACGGCGTGCCGCTGATGCGCCGGAGCGGCGAGGGCGGAGCGATCGTCAACATCTCCTCGGTCCAGGGCCACGCCTGCCAGGCCGGCGTCGCCGCCTACGTCGCCTCCAAGGGCGCGATCCACGCGCTGACCCGGGCGATGGCGCTCGACTTCGCGCCCGACCGCATCCGCGTCGTCTCGGTCAGTCCGGGCTCGGTGCGGACCCCGATCCTGGCGCTCGCGGCCCGCACCTTCGACGGCGACGACGCCGACGTCGAGGCGGTGTTCGCCCGCTTCGGCGCCGCCCACCCGATCGGCCGGATCGGCGAGCCGGAGGAGGTCGCGGCGCTGGTCGCCTTCCTCGCCTCCGACGAGGCCGGCTTCGTCACCGGCTCCGACCACCGTATCGACGGCGGCCTCACCGCCGGCCTCGGAGTGCGCTGA